In the genome of Arachis stenosperma cultivar V10309 chromosome 6, arast.V10309.gnm1.PFL2, whole genome shotgun sequence, the window AACCAATCACCACAAACCAACAGAGTCCCAGTCGCAAACACAGATAggaagttcaagcacaaacaaacagttacagcaagtagaacaagtagcaggtaatcacaagtaatcacataggcaaaccaagtacaatatgcacacccaaacaatgtcacatagatgcatatgatgcatgcctgtccctagtggctgatgatatcatctgtcggttatatagccaacccaacacgtcctggtagctaaccatggtcagaaacacccatcgcggagcaagtaggtttgagctacaaccccattgctactacccgctcaacccagagccagtggaataaccactactgcagctactacccaggcggtgtttaacagctcaacctggagcgagtggaatcaccactactaccgctactacccaggcatcacagtctctgacctggagcaagtgggatgaaccacaacccttgctactacccaggtatctcaagcatatattcattcagtcccagccatggatcaacatccatctcagccatccggcttaaatttaaaatttcatagTCAGCCATACGGCTCATAACTCATTCGACAatcagccataaatcaatatcatacacagccattccggctcacggttcaatccagaaccagccaatattcataatcatacacagccattccggcacataacaaaacagcacttccacattcaacatcatcaaattcataaaaccggcatttaagccataaatcacttttctcaagccatttcactttgaaatcaaatttcaactcttttcatccttggctttaaaggtctcatttctcaaatcatctcaggctcataagccaaatttactcaaagtgagtttcctttttaaaacaaagccactctcggcattctctttccaaaacttccaaagcCATgacaagttaaggatttatttcaaagtattcaaaaccacccatccaacaatgggattttataacaaaagcttctcggcagagtcccaagtctttaggggagaataaTAAAACTCAGTTTgccaaattcatttaaaatcattaaaaccTTGGCTTTCCGTTTTGAGTAATAAAATAGGATCAAAGCCAAACTGAGTCATGTAATCATTTACTTCTTTCAATGTCGTTTCCTTTAACTAGGCAAAACCAACTTCAACTCCCATGATAAATTCTAGAGCATTTCAACTGTTCAAAATTCTTTCAGTCTTACaagaattcaaaattcaaaaagtaTTTAAAACATTTCTCAAGACATTTCAAAATAAAACTTGTCAATAGATGTTCAGGTTCTTTCAAAGTCACTGAAAATCCTCTGATTGAAATCCTCAAACCCAATTCAAAGGCGTAAACCCTTTTCCACATGTAAAACAGCCGTAAGGTATAAGCTTCATCTAAATAACTTGTTCACAAGGGAAATATAATACTTTTCTTAAGAAGCAAGACTAAATCACAATTTCCtctttaataattcatttcaaaagcatgaatcatcattttcttgataattcaaataaaatagtagcAGTCTTTAACTCATCATTTTTGCAAACAACATTTAATAAAGACTcagattttatagaaatttcggcaaCACCTCCCCTAagacttggacttttgccacccggttcgggtcccaactaaaccgtttttcattccttttcaatagctcaaaaccagaaatcaattcaaaagcaAGCTAAAACCAACAGTCGCCTCAGTGGCATATCTCAAGAaaaaccatttcaaaatcaactcaatatcaaccgatttaactcatttccaaagttTGAATGAATCGGTTCAGCAATAAATCATTTATCGAAGACCAAACTAATTAAGGCAACCCAGGCTGAATTTTAAGAGTATTCTATCTTTCACATCATCAAGATAATTGactcaattcaaaccaatcctcaacggattagACTTatatttcaaatctttaaagaatcaacttgaAAAGCATTCTGTTTCGCAAAACCACACAACAATCCGTTCATCAAAACCAAATACTAATCCATTCAAACATATAATTACATTCATCCAGGATAATCAACATCACATAAGGCttatacaatcaccaaatacattatctcacatcagtatccatatgtaataattccgacatataaaatatagtttttggaaagcgcccctacctcaaaacgcaatcCCATAACCCAAACGCGTCACAAAATCCTTTCCACCTCAGCCCGAACCGATGGCAACCAAAACCTCAGCTCCCAGCCACTTTCGCAATATCCATCGCAATACTAATTGCAATGTACAATAACTGAGACTCAATCTTATAGCAATTAACGCCGCAAAACCTCAGCGTATGATAACAGAATAGTAACTAGAGAgctttcaaataaaaaaatgcttacCGAACGAAGAAGGAACGGCTGAACCGGAACAGCGGCGATCACCGAACCGGTTTGGCGACAATCCGGCAGCCACCTCAAGCGGCAGCGGCGACCGGACTCCAGCGATGAAGACTGAAACCCACATACAGAAACGGTAAGGCTTCCGGAATCTTAAACGAACGAAAACCGAATTCAAAACCCTTACCGGCCAACTTTTCCGGTGACGGCAGCAGGGTCTCGATTGGCAAAAGCTGAGTCCGGAGCTCCGGCGGTGCTTCCAGAGGTCACAGAACCTTTCCCGGCGGCCGGAATCACAGAGATACAGCTCTCTTCTCCGGTAGCAACACCTGCGGCGGCCTGAATCCCTCTGCCGGCGGCGGTTTACGCTTACCATTATTAGCAGCAGCGAGCTCAGATGGTGGCAGCGACGTGAGGTGGCGGCATCTTCTCCCCACCTGCGGCAACCCTTGGCGGCGACGCACAGAACTCCTTTAGCGGCAACCAGGGTGGAGCTTCTCCTCAGCCCGTGGCTCGCAGCTCACATTTCCCCTCTCAACGGCGCTCTTCCATTCGCGCCTCCAACGGCACCGGCGAAGGCAGCTTCTGTGGCAACGGCAAGGAAGCTCGCGACGGTGACCGGCGGCGTCAGACCCTAGCATTGGCGACGGCACATCGCGAACCCTCCCCGCAAGGCCTTCCCGTCACTCTCTTCGTGATTAGTAATGGCAAATGACGAGCTTCGACGGCGAGGCGTGGCATGATGGCGGCGGCGCCGTGGCATCGACAAAGCACGGCGAACTGGAGAGCGAACAGCGGCGGCTCTGCACAGCGCGGCGGCAGtgagctctctctctctctctccccctgaCCGGCGCACTCTCCCTTCTCTCCGTTTTCTGCTTCTGTTTCCTTTTCTCTTAGGAAACTGTTGGGTTGCAGGTTCGctgaagggaagaagaaaggggtgGCGGCTGCTATgcttaggaattagggtttcaTTTTTGAAACTTAGGGTTAGGGGCAATAtagtaatttcacataaaagTAGGGATAATATGGTAAttgaaacccaaattaaatccaacactaatcATATATaggaaaatactatttgctcatcaacTTTACAagttattttcaataaaatgtctaaatccaaaaatttagaaataatataattaatttctttatttttcaaaatagcaatatcaatatattaaaatattgattatttaGTCCATATCATATAAAAtctttattatttcataactatcaactttataatttaaatatagaaaataacccaattattataaaattggataataatcaaaACTCgtctcaaatccaataaatcaaaaattgccttaattatttttaataaaataatttctgaaattaaggttataaataactatatgatttggGACATGATCATAAAAAAACTTTTCAAAGGTTCTGGGTCTTACAAATTTAATCCCtaaatttttagtatttatatttttctctctccaaaatataataatatttgcATTTGGTTCCCAAAATAGATCAACGAGATGTTCTTGAGTGTTCTTTACAATATTCAAAGTATGCTTCTTactttttgtaaattttttaaattctttctttaatttagaTCCATTTTTCAATATTTTCGGTAAtcgattttttctaaaattcaaattaaaattgcaGCCACTAAAGCCTCATGATTTTCACTTGATTTCAACACTAATTTATCTCCAATTTAAGGGTTAGGATTCGGTTTTCCAGCGGCACCCAAGAACAACATTCATAACttgaatatcatcaaatttcatcaaatttttactaaaatttcactaagaatcactcatagaaacaatcaatttcaagcataaTCAAACCATACAACAATCAGACAACTCAAGCACaattaatcaagattaatttcacCAAACCTTACCTTAGTTTGCTACTCCAAAAACAGGCTGCACTTTCAAGTTTCTTAGCTCACTTTAATTTTCTTCCTAAATCCaaccaagaacaactttaaatctcATAGTGAATACTTAACCAAATCTGCATCTGCTAGTTAGAGATGATTTTTTCACCTCAAACTTGCTAGAAATGGAAGATCCTTGGCTCACAAGTCAAGTTAATCAAGAAATCTATGAAGAAACATTCAGAAAATACATGTTTATGTATGGTTCCTTAAAATCGAAGTAAACTGGGAGGGAGAGCAGCCATCTCACCTAACATGAATctaaagagaaaaaagagaagaacacTATAATTGGTTTAGAACTTTGATTTGAATTTTAGTTTGGAAGAAATCAAGTTTtgaatatcaaaatatcatgaAAGTTTTTTTCTATTCTCTCGTCATTTTTGGCCATTAAAGAGAAAATGAGCAGCTGTGGAGTGACttggaagaggggaagaaacgTGCTTGATGATGATTGGTTGGTTAGGGAAGTTAGTGAAAAATATCTCTAGTGAACATAAGTAATAACATATCTAGAAATTAATATCCGAGCTACTAGTATagatgacactagtaacatgaTAAATATGAGAATAGAAGATATATGATGAGGTATTAGCATTGCTAAAATCATCAGAGAGTGTCGGTACTAACCTGCACTAGTAGACTATGAGTCCGGTTAAACTTATCTCCTATTTTTAACTAAAGtagataaaataatattataatattactCAAGCAGCTCTAATAttagtataataataatattatattattatttttcttctctcgCGAATTGAGTTTGGCTCGACAAACTGAGACTAATTACGAAAACCTGAATCTATAATTCCTAACTGACGCGGCTCAAAAACTAAGTTTTTATGATTGTGTCGTTGAGCTTAACTCAGTAGAAGTGCTTACTTAATGATGACATAATGATAATGTAGATTGAGGTACTTGATGATGCAGTAGATGTGCTTTTTTTACTAAACTTCTAAAAAATTCTGTTTCGCTAAAAACTAGCTCGTTACAAGGTTGATTTTTTATAACTATATTTACATTTTTTAGGTTTTGTACTTCATattaaacttaatttttttaggaTAAATTTGTAAGATGGTAGTGTGAAAAGGATATCTCCTTCTCAACTCTTTGTTTATTGAAAATTGTACAATAACAAAGGGTACACAATAAAACAATTAGGATTATATTTTTGATGGAAGGTTTTTTGAAATTATTCACTTTataaataataagaatattatTTGGTGGGAATTTCTGATTTAAAGGAAAatcttataaaaaattttgaatttatttaaaagaaatttttacaaaaatttcataaaatttgtttaaagATATGAAGTCAATAACTTCTAAATTGTTGTTAAAATTGTTTAGTTCACGAAAAATGAGAATGTTATTTAGTAGAGACctttaatttaagaaaaaaatttattgaaatttcattattttttcataaagaTATGAACTAAAATATGTCTAGGTTATTATTGaaattgattggtttagaaaaaATGAGAATATTATTTAGTGGATATCtcgaattttaaaaaaaattaccgaatttttgtaaaatatttcTTATGCCAGTTAGGTATGTATGGCAGAAAGAGatagtgtgtgtttggattaaaGTTTGTAAACAGTAGTTTGtattaaattgattttataaACTTAATTTTGATAAAAGTGAGCTGGTGTTGAGGTAATTTATACTTAGTTATGTTATATCAGTGTGAATTATGATAAAATGAATGTTGTTTGGATTACattattcaaaattatgtttaaataaaaattactaaaacaGGCATGAATTTATATCATttaaatcatattattttaacactatttaagtataattttttttaaaaagaactTAAATTTATgagttaaaatttattattcttttggttataattttttagtattcttctttatacttttttgtattcaattaaatttttctaatggaaatcaataatttatattataaaaaaataataataataaataaaatatatactaatttaagaacatatagtaaaaattatacaaagtcaaataaaaaaataataaagttttataaaaaaaatgtatcaataaaaatgattaaaataatttacatgaaaaataaatactaaaaattttattaaaaaatataataatatataagtaaacataaaaaaaaaaactttaaacaAAAATGTCCATAatataaacaagaaaaataaatgaaaaattgataaaaaaatataaaaaacttaACAAAGAATACAAACAACGATATTAAAAGATAATTTGTTTGCAAAGCATAAccataaaaaaattcaagaacTCTCATGATTATTTCTAATATCTCTTATTATGAATGAGATTAAATGATAAAATTggcagaaaaaataaaattacttcTGGTGAACAGGAGTTAAATCCAAAATCATATTTGCatttagagaaaaaaaatttgccaaacaAAAATATTCTGGCGTTTAAGAAGATTAAACATATCTTTTGTGTTTCTAACTCTAAACCAAACACAATATAAGGCTATGCCTTCAAAAGCACATCAAAActataaaattaactaaaatttgAACCAATCCATGTCTAATACTAATTTTGCCTTTAGCTCTAGTGTAAACCCCGgttaaattagtagataattagtcaataaattaatttttaataaggaaGATTAGAAAggtgaatattatattaaattaggatagagctcatcgaaacgagaattttgacaccaattttaaaaaaatcggTCCAAGATTAGACCGAACGGGCCGAACCGATTAAACCGGGCCCAAACCGGGCTGTGGGTTCAATTAGTCCAACAATTAAAAAGAGCCACGGGCTCTTATTCTCTTCATTTCCCTCAACGACGCAGCAAGCCTCCCagggaagagaagaagagaaattcGTTTACGGTGAATTCAATATCCCGTAACTTCTTCGTTCGAGCTCcaatcgccgcaccgtttgcggccacgcgttcaccgcgtcgagctctacgTTTCTATCGAAATAATTTCACTGGTAATTTGTCTAATCACTTCCAGCCATCTTTTCCcccaattttcgaatttttaatGTGAAggttgaatttctttgatttctgatgttttaggatccaattagcttgagagAAACGTTCACTCTTacttatgtgaagcttgggtaaggtgaggatacgataattctattttattttctttgaatttgagctttgagtattaaattggatatatatgtgttatgaatgtgtattaggttgtgaataaataattggagcttgaaattgtgaatattggaacttggaggaagcggATTAGTTGAGGTTTTGAGGGCTGTGTTCTTTTAGGAAAATTTTCTTGGAATAACACTTgggaatcggctaaggtatggtttatgtttcttgcatttaatatataatgttatgtgaaaacttaggctagatgaccataggataagttggaatgcaggtgtatgtttaatatttagtaatttgtcgatgaatataattggttgaagtttattggataattagttattaattttggatggtgaatgctgttatgttaatttggagagaattatagttgaatgttattgttgatgaacatggttggtttggtgcttgttgattaattaatgattcggtgaattattgatttgaggtattttgtgttaaaagcctaggatttgtgaactatgactcttagttgaattttggttgttggatttgaatattgtatgagtTTAATTGTTGATCTGAGGTAGATTTTTTGTGGAGATTGTTATGATAATGAGGAAGGGTATGTTGAATTAAAAAGGAAGCaggtttggacccgaaaagggtggcaaagtccgagttttagaggagatgctgccgaaattttataaaaaaattagagattttatttatatgattatttaaaaagatttagattcaaaggttatatggtttgatttagagttattaagaaaatgagtatgttttaagtttgattcatttagaaaagaatgagttatgttttgaattggaactattgatggacggaatgggaggtgtgataatgaaggataaggattgaatatgattgatgtatgatgatgaatgaaatgcgattgagaatgatgttgaagttgatgaattataattgaattatttatatggcttatgaatttgaataatctgagatacgagattccctggattaagtgtcgtggcttgccaccacgtgtaccaggttgaaaacttgATACTTTGTTGACCCTACGATGTAAgtgtgtgaccgggcactatataaattcccgggaatattacccccattgagtattattgattatttgagaaaaactatgcatagactcttggggatgcacgtcaggggacagtctaagtacaattcagacttgtcgggttggctggataaccgacagatgagcctcatcagccataggacaggtatgcatcatatgcatattacttgaactacttgcttgtgtattaactgggtgtgcctaaatgtacttgccatgttaaatgtatatttgttatctgtagtacttgtaaccttcttgtgcttgCCTTTGTTTGTTTACTTGTCTGTGAAAATGCATGATGGAGTTGGAGGTAAGGAGGAATGGCAGAATGGGATttagatttaaggttaagttaagttaggtttaaatatccttagtaaaccaccttttatggcttctatttaatactttaagctctataatctgagtgtcggcgttctaggattgcctctggcattcccaggaccttatatattatgtgtgtggcacctttaccatactgagaacctccggttctcattccatactatgttgttatttttcagatgcaggtcgagaggcatctcgttaggcgtctggacccttgaagcggagtggttacagggttattttgttatgctatgatgtgtatatatatacttggttttctctccgcataacttgttcttttgatcctcctagaggtttatggagaggcaggattgtgtatatgtacttttgggttctggatatgtatatatatatatatatatatatatatatatatatatatatgtaaatattctccggccagtcttgacttcgtaggctgagttaggagcttgttattttgtatctttggcacTCTATTCGTACTTCTGTTATCATATGTTTAATAGTTATGGTTTCCTTAGCACGCAGGTTAACCCGTTccttgagcgttgcgcttttattttgcgattttgtttcctcttttcttcacggctcctagcatattataattcttctgctattatatgtacttattttattttagaggtcgtaataccacaccacctctgttttacggcTTAAGCATAAAGCTTAgcgtggtagggtgttacattatggtatcagagcagttcgttcctatagagcctgaaaGACGGACTGATTGtacttctgtgcattctctgtatatgtgtttatgtgctattaggatatctgaCTAATATATATGGCATAAACGTTtgtgagcatgcatttggaactTAAAGCATTAGActtgcgatattgagactgatcaacttaatatcacttgtttggtgtaTATAGGGACCAGATGTCAACTCGCGGACGCGGTCGCGGGCGAGGTAGAGGTAGGACAGGCACGGTTACTCCTGCCCCCATAGGGACTGATCCAGTAGACTTTAAGGCTGCCCTGGGAAATATGGCTGCAGCTATGCAGGCGACAGCCGAGGCACTGGGTAATCAGATAAATCAGGGAAATCATGGGAACAATAATGATGAGGGCGGTCCAATGACACTTGCTACATTTCTGAAAGTTCACCCTCCAACTTTTGGGGGAACCTCAAATCCCACTGACGCAGATAATTGGATTCAGGCTATGAAAAGGGCGTTACAGGCACAACAGGTTCCTGAAGAGCAATGGGTTGAATTTGGAACTTATCAGTTGCAAGGTGAAGCTCAGTATTGGTGGTAGGGAACACGACGTATCCTGCATCCTGATGGTGCTGCGATTCCTTGGGAGGTTTTCCGGACagagttctataagaaataTTTTCCTAATTCAGCCAGAAATGCCAAGGAACTTGAATTAATGCAGTTAAAGCAGGGACAGATGACTGTTGCTGAGTATACTAGTAAGTTTGAGGAGTTGTGTCGCTTTTCTCGTATCTGTCAAGGTGCGCCTGAAGATTTTGCTGAATGGAGTGTATTAAATATGAAGGAGGTCTTCGGAGTGATATTCTGAGCTTCGTTGCCCCAATGGAGATCAGGGTGTTTTCTGAATTGGTGAATAAGAGTAGGGTGGCTGAGGATTGTGTGAGGAAGGCGGCAGCAGAGAAAGGAAGTTTGAGGGTGCCTTTTCAGAGGCCTTCTGGGAGGAACTTTGCTCCGAGAGGTAGAAATTTCAAGCGTGGAGGTTTTGTTCCGCAG includes:
- the LOC130932735 gene encoding uncharacterized protein LOC130932735 — protein: MVSVNRRRQRDSGRRRCCYRRRELYLCDSGRRERFCDLWKHRRSSGLSFCQSRPCCRHRKSWPSSSLESGRRCRLRWLPDCRQTGSVIAAVPVQPFLLRSYCDGYCESGWELRFWLPSVRAEVERIL